The following coding sequences lie in one Synechococcus sp. PCC 7336 genomic window:
- a CDS encoding RHS repeat-associated core domain-containing protein, with the protein MFKPAFIGDAGVTSTLEVEDVRLGRAADGTFFGLNGSGYNPADAASGFGGFYKLTTKEGAIYRIDANTGDVETITDPNGNTITFTDAGVASSTGQAIDFERDANNRVAAILDPLGERILYEYDVEGDLIAVTNREENTTQFNYLDTRTHFLDEVIDPSGNPGARINYDEQGRLQQVLDVNGEATLFSFDPNNSVQDITDIFGTTRIYEYDERGNILTEIDPTNTIVRRKYDINNNIIEEIVSTGPSESDVQVTTFTYDNLSNRLSRTNPLGETDLYTYTSGSQLTSRVNPLGHSTLFEYDDNGNLRLRQDAEGNITIYNYDSRGNLLVVDEGTAGITTFTYDRFNNVESETDALGNTTIFTYDLNGNQLTESRIATTPEGVRTILSRTEYDREGNIVLSVNPEGEETRSEYDANGRRVTEIDALGRRTNFVYDEKGNLIETIFPDNTPENLSDNPRIQSGFNAAGNQIGFIDRENNIFGYTYSAIDQISSFILPDNSPEDLNDNDRFSIDYDITGLVSQITHPNDRITELEYDLAGRLVTTREFVSEGLFAEFNVIYDADGREIARINPLGEKTEFIYDNLDRLIETIYPDLSRETREYDRSGNLLGIVDRNGDSTRFEYDLLNRVTAVVNPLGHRTEYEYDEVGNLILQRDSNENETRFEYDGIGRQTAIVLPLSQRSQTVYDDVGNVIQRIDFNGETTNFEYNAENLLTGIDFLSEGRTLEFTYTPNGRRGTAIDERGTTIYEYDAQGNIISRTEPDGRNVSYTYDTSGNVTSVTTGSGTTQYVYDLLNRLDTVTRNGEITDYDYDLTGNITRIKYPNGIIESREYDRESRVTSINSQTQAGNILASYQYTYDAAGNITSVEELDGRIVTYTYDELNQLLREEIQDPISGNRTLEYTYDKVGNRRSLVDSIVGNISYVYDDNDRLILEIEPDNTIAYSYDENGNLLRSEGLDGNSNQYTWNSQNQLVQVESLLAGEIQTVVQYSYDADGIRIATNVNGEEIRYLIDNSQEFEQVLEEYTPDLTTLRSYVHGLSRISESEDGVSTFLLHDEHSGIRQITDGNGQVLQEYAYDAYGNPSIDADRPVNEFLYQGEAYDEAVDLQYLRARYYDPSIGRFISTDPFPGFIQVPQSRHKYLYANNNPVNITDPSGLIALIEQTSASQTVLGIITNIYASAIGLVVVQVGISSALPREIEWNGPLSSLDLTSILLTRGTLFEGTSSTGGAFLGRFGTSEVFSNNWVQIAFGIPLFPSSPVPDFIQFGSARLLSPTLIGAQAGALTGGALFGSARSGIASLGTLVLGFGIGDFAVTFDQSFSRASNVSFNSQVGFSLPLGRLQDGIDVT; encoded by the coding sequence TTGTTCAAGCCCGCCTTTATTGGAGATGCTGGAGTCACAAGCACTCTAGAGGTTGAAGATGTTCGATTAGGTCGCGCTGCAGACGGAACCTTCTTTGGACTCAATGGCAGTGGGTACAATCCGGCAGATGCCGCGTCGGGGTTTGGCGGTTTTTATAAGCTCACGACCAAAGAGGGCGCAATCTACCGAATTGATGCCAATACCGGTGATGTGGAGACCATTACCGATCCTAACGGGAACACCATTACCTTTACTGACGCTGGAGTGGCTAGCTCCACAGGACAGGCGATTGACTTCGAACGGGATGCCAACAACCGAGTGGCAGCTATCCTCGACCCACTTGGAGAACGCATTCTTTATGAGTACGATGTGGAGGGAGATTTGATCGCCGTCACCAATCGAGAAGAGAATACAACTCAATTTAACTATTTAGACACGAGAACCCATTTCTTAGATGAAGTCATCGATCCGTCAGGCAATCCTGGTGCGCGTATCAACTATGACGAACAGGGCCGTCTACAACAGGTTTTAGATGTTAACGGAGAAGCAACTCTATTCAGTTTCGATCCCAATAATTCAGTTCAAGATATTACAGATATTTTTGGGACTACTCGTATATACGAATATGATGAACGGGGCAATATCCTAACCGAGATCGATCCGACCAACACAATCGTTCGACGTAAGTATGATATCAACAACAACATTATTGAGGAAATTGTCTCGACAGGCCCCTCTGAATCGGACGTGCAAGTTACAACCTTCACCTACGATAATCTCAGCAACCGCTTGAGTAGAACTAATCCTCTTGGAGAAACAGATCTCTATACCTATACCTCCGGCAGTCAACTGACAAGTCGAGTCAATCCATTAGGCCACTCAACACTGTTTGAATACGATGATAATGGCAATTTAAGGTTGAGACAAGATGCAGAAGGTAACATTACAATATATAACTATGATAGTCGTGGGAACCTTTTAGTTGTTGACGAAGGAACTGCTGGTATTACAACCTTTACCTACGATCGCTTTAACAATGTTGAGTCTGAAACTGACGCACTTGGCAATACAACTATCTTTACTTACGACCTAAATGGAAATCAACTCACTGAATCAAGGATAGCCACTACTCCAGAGGGAGTGAGGACAATACTTTCGAGAACAGAATATGATAGAGAAGGGAATATAGTTTTAAGTGTTAATCCAGAGGGCGAGGAAACTCGCTCTGAATACGATGCAAATGGAAGAAGAGTCACAGAGATAGATGCTCTCGGGCGTCGAACAAATTTTGTTTACGACGAGAAGGGGAATCTCATTGAAACAATTTTCCCAGACAATACCCCTGAAAATCTGAGTGACAATCCAAGAATTCAATCTGGTTTCAATGCAGCTGGCAATCAAATAGGGTTTATCGACCGTGAAAATAATATATTTGGCTATACATATTCCGCTATCGATCAAATTTCAAGCTTTATTTTGCCTGACAATTCTCCCGAAGATCTAAATGACAACGATCGCTTTTCCATTGATTACGATATAACGGGATTGGTATCCCAAATCACTCATCCAAACGATCGGATTACAGAGCTAGAATATGATTTAGCAGGACGACTGGTAACAACTCGTGAATTTGTCAGTGAGGGGCTATTCGCAGAATTTAATGTTATTTATGATGCTGATGGCAGAGAGATTGCCAGGATAAATCCGCTAGGAGAAAAAACGGAGTTCATTTATGACAATCTCGATCGACTGATTGAAACTATTTATCCTGATTTAAGCCGTGAAACCAGAGAATACGATCGTTCAGGCAATCTCTTAGGTATTGTCGATCGCAATGGAGACAGTACAAGATTTGAATATGATTTACTAAATCGTGTTACTGCTGTCGTCAACCCTCTCGGTCATCGCACCGAGTATGAATACGATGAAGTTGGCAATCTCATTCTCCAACGAGATTCTAATGAGAATGAAACTCGGTTTGAATACGATGGCATAGGTCGCCAAACGGCGATTGTTCTGCCCTTGAGCCAGCGCAGCCAGACTGTCTATGATGATGTAGGAAATGTCATTCAGAGAATTGATTTTAATGGAGAGACAACCAACTTTGAATACAATGCAGAAAATCTTCTAACAGGTATCGACTTCTTATCTGAAGGCCGTACCCTAGAATTCACCTACACGCCTAATGGCCGAAGAGGCACGGCAATTGACGAACGCGGCACCACTATTTATGAGTATGATGCCCAAGGCAATATTATCTCTCGCACAGAGCCTGATGGCAGGAATGTCAGTTACACCTACGATACATCTGGGAATGTGACAAGTGTAACCACCGGTTCTGGTACAACTCAATATGTCTACGATCTCCTCAATCGATTGGATACTGTTACTCGAAATGGTGAAATTACAGATTATGATTACGATCTCACTGGTAATATCACCCGCATTAAGTATCCAAATGGAATTATCGAGTCAAGAGAATACGATAGAGAAAGTCGTGTTACCTCTATAAACAGTCAAACACAGGCAGGTAATATTCTTGCCAGCTATCAGTATACCTATGATGCTGCTGGCAACATTACATCCGTTGAAGAGCTAGATGGACGGATTGTTACCTATACCTATGATGAGCTCAATCAGCTCCTTCGAGAAGAGATCCAAGATCCTATTTCTGGCAATAGAACACTTGAATATACTTACGATAAAGTCGGCAACCGACGGTCACTAGTAGATTCTATCGTTGGTAACATCAGCTATGTCTATGACGATAACGATCGCTTGATTTTAGAAATTGAGCCTGACAATACAATCGCTTACTCCTATGACGAAAATGGCAATTTACTAAGATCTGAAGGGTTAGATGGCAACAGCAATCAATATACATGGAACTCCCAAAATCAACTAGTTCAAGTGGAATCCTTACTAGCTGGAGAGATCCAGACAGTTGTGCAATATTCCTACGATGCTGATGGTATTCGTATTGCAACCAATGTTAATGGTGAAGAGATTCGATACCTTATAGATAATAGTCAAGAGTTCGAGCAGGTGCTGGAGGAGTATACTCCAGATCTGACTACATTGAGATCGTATGTACACGGCCTATCTAGAATCTCTGAAAGTGAAGACGGTGTTTCGACATTCTTATTACATGACGAGCACAGTGGTATTAGGCAAATAACCGATGGAAATGGTCAAGTTCTACAGGAATATGCTTACGATGCTTATGGCAACCCTTCTATTGATGCCGATCGACCAGTAAATGAATTTCTTTATCAAGGTGAGGCTTACGATGAAGCAGTCGATTTGCAATATCTCCGAGCCCGCTATTACGATCCATCTATTGGACGATTTATCAGCACCGATCCTTTCCCAGGATTTATCCAAGTTCCACAATCTCGACATAAATATCTCTATGCTAATAACAATCCAGTCAATATCACGGATCCAAGTGGCTTAATTGCTTTAATAGAACAAACTAGCGCTTCACAAACTGTCTTGGGAATTATAACAAATATCTATGCAAGTGCTATCGGATTGGTTGTTGTACAGGTTGGTATCAGTAGTGCTTTGCCCAGAGAGATTGAGTGGAATGGACCATTATCTAGCCTCGATTTGACCAGTATATTGTTGACCCGTGGAACTCTGTTTGAGGGCACCTCCTCAACAGGTGGGGCGTTTTTAGGGAGATTTGGAACTTCTGAAGTCTTTAGCAATAATTGGGTTCAGATTGCTTTTGGAATTCCTCTATTTCCTAGCTCTCCAGTTCCTGATTTTATTCAATTTGGATCGGCAAGATTATTGTCTCCAACTTTAATTGGAGCTCAAGCTGGAGCTCTAACAGGAGGAGCACTATTTGGTTCTGCAAGATCGGGTATTGCTTCTCTTGGGACATTAGTTCTCGGATTTGGAATTGGTGATTTTGCGGTGACTTTTGACCAGAGCTTCAGTAGAGCTAGTAATGTTTCTTTTAATTCTCAAGTTGGCTTTTCTCTTCCTCTTGGCAGATTGCAAGATGGTATTGATGTTACATAG
- a CDS encoding SdrD B-like domain-containing protein produces the protein MELTSDSAIPGRWEHITFAPNGLIEVPVDPGLPGVTIFLDDNGNNQRDEGERFTTTDANGNYTFSGLLPGTYTVAEELQPGWEQTAPAGFTHEVVVASSQAVTEIKRSLLKEMPAIASLLSLTRTVPPFATAITLLEIWLK, from the coding sequence TTGGAACTCACGTCAGACTCAGCCATTCCCGGTCGATGGGAACACATCACGTTTGCCCCCAACGGTCTGATTGAAGTGCCTGTCGATCCGGGCTTACCGGGAGTGACCATCTTCCTCGACGACAATGGCAACAATCAGCGGGATGAAGGGGAACGGTTTACCACCACCGACGCCAATGGCAATTACACGTTCTCCGGTCTGTTGCCCGGAACTTACACGGTCGCGGAAGAGCTCCAACCGGGTTGGGAACAGACAGCCCCTGCTGGATTCACCCACGAGGTCGTGGTGGCCTCCAGCCAAGCGGTAACAGAGATCAAGCGATCGCTTTTGAAAGAGATGCCAGCGATCGCATCTCTGCTGTCACTGACCCGAACGGTGCCTCCATTCGCTACGGCGATAACGCTCTTGGAGATCTGGTTGAAGTGA
- a CDS encoding ISL3 family transposase, with protein MELLQHLLPSQTDVSLNSWSIDPANQQLVVNLCSTQTVACCPLCHRSTDRIHSHYERTLRDLPLVQFTLTILLQVCKFFCLNERCPRRIFTERLPEVVAPWARRTTRYTAQLEAMGLALGGSAAARLSHQLGYGYRRNTILRAISKLPLPVMATPKILGVDDFAFRTGHHYGTILVDLETNQPIALLPDRAAGTLAAWLKEQPGVKILSRDRSKAYRRGMSDGAPDAIQVADRFHLLQNLEEALEKVFKGQTQSLEQVEQQQIQAQQPTEAPTPEAAPDRYRTQREVNRAIRLEKWEQTHALRKQGYAIKDIAHHLGIGERTVYTYLAASTFPEWQYPVGRRRNPSCLDPYKAYLSEQWQQGRQQTKQLFGEIQQQGYPGSYMTVARYTRQLRCSLPSIKPSRESLNDLPGRGPAPSPATPVSEPLSAKRAAWLLLTRPENLTPEEKTLLEKLGQQPKLSGAIALAQGFIKLVRERLPGEFDDWLETAVSSSIKALRSFAKGLQEDYDAVKAALTLEVSNGPVEGQNNRLKMLKRQMFGRAGLELLAKRLILIS; from the coding sequence GTGGAACTTTTACAGCATCTCCTGCCCAGCCAAACGGATGTGAGCTTGAACAGTTGGAGTATCGATCCGGCCAACCAACAGCTCGTTGTTAACCTCTGCTCGACTCAAACGGTGGCCTGTTGCCCGCTGTGTCATCGCTCCACCGATCGCATCCATAGCCACTATGAGAGAACGTTGAGGGATTTGCCATTGGTTCAATTCACGCTGACGATATTGCTCCAAGTCTGTAAGTTCTTCTGCCTCAACGAGCGTTGCCCTCGGCGTATCTTTACGGAGCGTCTGCCCGAGGTTGTCGCGCCTTGGGCCAGACGCACGACTCGCTACACGGCTCAACTGGAAGCGATGGGCTTAGCCCTCGGTGGTTCGGCAGCAGCCCGCTTGAGCCATCAGCTCGGATACGGATACAGACGCAACACCATCTTGCGAGCCATCTCCAAATTGCCCCTACCAGTCATGGCCACGCCAAAGATATTGGGGGTGGATGATTTCGCGTTTCGCACGGGTCATCATTACGGAACGATCTTGGTCGACTTGGAGACCAACCAACCGATCGCACTACTCCCCGACCGGGCGGCTGGGACCTTAGCAGCCTGGTTGAAAGAGCAGCCTGGCGTGAAGATTCTCTCGAGAGATCGCTCCAAAGCCTACAGGCGAGGCATGAGCGATGGAGCACCCGATGCCATCCAGGTAGCCGATCGCTTTCATCTGTTGCAGAATCTCGAAGAGGCTTTAGAGAAAGTCTTTAAGGGACAAACCCAGTCGCTCGAACAGGTTGAGCAGCAACAGATTCAAGCCCAACAGCCAACCGAAGCACCGACCCCCGAAGCTGCTCCGGATAGATATCGAACCCAAAGGGAAGTCAATCGGGCCATACGACTGGAGAAGTGGGAACAAACCCATGCTCTACGCAAGCAAGGCTATGCCATTAAAGACATTGCCCATCACCTCGGCATTGGCGAGCGAACGGTGTATACCTACCTGGCCGCGTCAACGTTTCCGGAATGGCAATATCCTGTGGGGCGGCGGAGAAACCCCAGTTGTTTGGATCCATACAAGGCTTACCTGTCAGAGCAATGGCAGCAAGGGCGCCAACAAACTAAACAGTTGTTTGGCGAGATCCAACAGCAAGGGTACCCGGGCAGCTATATGACCGTCGCCCGTTACACTCGGCAGTTGCGTTGCTCTCTGCCCTCCATCAAGCCCAGCCGAGAATCCCTCAATGACTTACCGGGTCGGGGACCAGCGCCATCACCCGCCACACCAGTGTCAGAGCCTTTGAGTGCCAAGCGGGCGGCTTGGCTGCTGTTGACACGGCCTGAAAACCTTACGCCTGAGGAGAAAACCCTGCTGGAAAAACTGGGCCAGCAGCCAAAGTTATCGGGGGCGATCGCTCTGGCTCAGGGGTTCATCAAACTGGTGCGCGAGCGACTGCCTGGGGAATTCGACGATTGGCTGGAGACAGCTGTGAGCAGCTCAATCAAGGCATTACGGAGTTTTGCCAAGGGTCTTCAAGAAGATTACGATGCGGTGAAAGCAGCTCTCACACTCGAGGTGAGCAATGGGCCAGTGGAGGGTCAAAACAACCGACTAAAAATGCTGAAACGGCAGATGTTTGGAAGGGCTGGGCTCGAGCTATTGGCCAAGCGCCTCATCCTAATCAGTTGA